The Neobacillus sp. PS3-34 genome has a window encoding:
- the trpA gene encoding tryptophan synthase subunit alpha, which yields MNRIEKTFIELKEKNRKAFVPYLMAGDGGLGSLNERLLILENLGAAAIEVGIPFSDPVADGPVIQQAGIRSLKNGTSLRTVIDEIKKARTKISVPLLLMTYLNPVFSYGIEQFVNDIQEAGIDGCIIPDLPIEEEDLIVPFLNEVNIELIRLVTMSTPLERISMISKLGKGFLYTVTVKGITGERKEYGIELKSFLKTVNEISSIPVLAGFGISNEEQIKELSSYCDGVVVGSKIVELFEKNDLEAMKRLISVLQEDLSIS from the coding sequence ATGAACCGAATTGAAAAAACATTTATAGAACTAAAAGAAAAAAACAGAAAAGCATTTGTTCCTTACCTAATGGCAGGTGATGGCGGTTTAGGCAGCTTGAATGAAAGGCTGTTAATTCTTGAAAATTTGGGTGCGGCTGCAATAGAGGTGGGTATTCCTTTTTCTGATCCAGTCGCGGATGGACCGGTTATACAACAGGCAGGAATAAGATCACTTAAAAATGGAACAAGCTTGAGAACCGTCATAGATGAAATAAAAAAAGCAAGGACCAAGATTTCTGTTCCTCTGTTATTGATGACCTATTTAAATCCGGTATTTTCATATGGAATTGAGCAATTTGTAAATGACATACAGGAGGCAGGCATCGATGGATGTATTATTCCTGATCTGCCGATTGAGGAAGAAGATCTGATTGTTCCATTTCTGAATGAAGTGAATATTGAATTGATTAGGCTTGTTACTATGTCTACACCGTTAGAACGAATTTCAATGATTTCTAAACTGGGGAAAGGATTTTTATATACCGTAACCGTTAAAGGAATTACGGGTGAAAGGAAGGAATATGGAATTGAATTGAAAAGCTTCTTGAAAACTGTTAACGAGATTAGTTCTATTCCTGTCCTCGCAGGCTTCGGAATATCAAATGAGGAACAAATTAAGGAGCTATCATCCTATTGTGATGGTGTAGTGGTGGGCAGTAAAATTGTTGAGTTATTTGAGAAAAATGATTTGGAGGCAATGAAGAGATTAATTTCTGTATTACAGGAAGATCTATCCATAAGTTGA
- a CDS encoding rhodanese-like domain-containing protein: MREITVEELLNKNNPVIIDVRSPIEYKDGAIPGSINIPLFTDDERVEIGIIYKNEGQGAAKWRAMELVSPKLPSLLKEIKKTAKDEIPVIHCWRGGNRSKAVTAFLEFSGLNAKRLVGGYKAYRQGILKEIPELLPDRAVVLHGLTGVGKTEVLKILEDKGYPVLDLEGMAGHRGSIFGTIGLGEATIKKRLIPFYLSGYRN; this comes from the coding sequence TTGCGAGAAATAACAGTAGAAGAACTATTAAATAAAAATAATCCAGTAATCATTGATGTGCGTTCTCCCATTGAATATAAAGACGGTGCGATTCCTGGATCGATCAATATCCCACTATTTACAGATGATGAACGAGTGGAAATTGGGATTATTTACAAAAATGAAGGGCAGGGTGCTGCGAAATGGCGTGCAATGGAATTGGTTTCACCAAAACTTCCATCGCTTCTCAAGGAGATAAAGAAAACTGCCAAGGATGAAATCCCCGTCATTCACTGCTGGCGTGGGGGGAATCGAAGTAAAGCCGTCACTGCCTTCCTCGAGTTTTCCGGTTTAAATGCCAAACGTCTGGTCGGAGGGTATAAGGCGTATCGCCAAGGTATCCTAAAGGAGATTCCGGAACTGCTTCCTGATCGGGCTGTCGTCCTACACGGTTTAACCGGAGTAGGAAAGACAGAAGTTCTAAAAATATTGGAAGATAAGGGATATCCAGTATTGGATCTTGAAGGGATGGCTGGCCACAGAGGTTCCATTTTTGGTACCATCGGGCTGGGAGAGGCCACAATCAAAAAACGTTTGATTCCCTTTTATTTAAGCGGCTACAGGAACTAA
- a CDS encoding response regulator transcription factor: MTKILIIEDEKNLARFVELELQYEGYETKVCPDGRSGLDSAIAEEWDAVLLDLMLPELNGLEVCRRIRQIKKTLPIIMLTARDNVLDRVSGLDSGADDYIIKPFAIEELLARLRSIFRRMERLSSDDLTVLAFKELTIELESCIVKKGERVIALTKREFDLLVVFMSNINIVLTREVLLDKVWGYNTGVETNVVDVYVRYLRNKIDEQNETSYIQTVRGTGYVMR; the protein is encoded by the coding sequence ATGACAAAAATTTTAATTATAGAAGACGAAAAAAACCTTGCAAGATTCGTTGAACTTGAATTGCAATATGAAGGATATGAAACTAAGGTTTGTCCAGATGGGAGAAGTGGGTTAGATTCTGCTATTGCCGAAGAATGGGATGCCGTACTCCTTGATTTGATGCTGCCAGAGTTAAACGGCCTGGAGGTATGCAGACGAATACGGCAGATAAAAAAAACACTCCCCATTATCATGCTGACTGCCAGGGATAATGTGCTCGACCGTGTATCCGGTCTTGACAGCGGAGCAGACGATTATATCATTAAGCCATTTGCCATTGAAGAATTGCTTGCACGACTGCGTTCCATTTTCAGGAGAATGGAACGGCTATCTTCGGATGATTTAACAGTGCTTGCTTTTAAGGAACTAACGATAGAACTGGAATCATGTATAGTTAAAAAGGGTGAGCGAGTCATCGCGCTGACTAAAAGAGAATTTGATTTACTGGTGGTTTTTATGAGCAATATAAATATTGTCCTGACCAGAGAAGTGCTCCTCGATAAGGTTTGGGGATACAATACAGGTGTTGAAACAAATGTTGTGGACGTTTATGTCCGTTATTTGCGAAATAAGATCGATGAACAAAATGAAACGAGTTATATCCAAACCGTACGCGGAACTGGATATGTGATGAGATAA
- a CDS encoding HAMP domain-containing histidine kinase, whose amino-acid sequence MLKREETIVHRTLSEITTFYKEKDNRLTENYIEKNDDLLKKLNDKNQLIRVYDKKGKIIVSDKNGDFPTLEPVSASIKTVDHIKSEDNETIVARSPINSSNFKGTIEIVRELTSYNKMMGHLFMLMTSFGTAAILLSALSGYVLARQFLKPIRDLAFAMKKIKKNGFQERMAISGGRDELSDLSNLFNEMMDEIEHSFKQQKQFIEDASHELRTPISILEGHVSLLNRWGKKDEAILEESLAASLQELSRLKKLVVDLLELTRAENTRMITQIEKVDIELVIRQVIKNFEVLRDDFEFFLDIKGPLEAIWISPEHLQQILIILVDNSIKYSHIDKKILVSAQQDSNSICLAVKDNGIGIPPEHVSKVFNRFYRIDKARSRESGGTGLGLSIAKRLVEKYNGHIFIDSQEGSGTIVTIYLPIK is encoded by the coding sequence ATGTTAAAACGTGAAGAAACAATCGTACACAGAACACTTTCCGAAATTACTACTTTTTATAAAGAAAAAGATAATCGACTAACCGAAAATTATATTGAGAAAAATGATGATCTGCTTAAAAAACTTAACGACAAAAATCAGCTGATACGAGTTTACGACAAAAAGGGCAAGATTATTGTATCAGATAAAAATGGAGACTTTCCTACTTTAGAGCCTGTATCCGCAAGTATTAAAACAGTGGATCATATTAAATCGGAAGATAATGAAACGATTGTGGCAAGATCGCCGATTAATAGTTCTAATTTTAAAGGCACGATTGAAATTGTGAGAGAATTAACCTCCTATAATAAAATGATGGGCCATCTGTTCATGTTAATGACCAGTTTTGGTACCGCCGCGATATTATTAAGTGCTTTGAGTGGATATGTCCTTGCCAGACAGTTTTTAAAGCCTATAAGAGATTTAGCATTTGCGATGAAAAAAATTAAGAAAAATGGTTTTCAGGAAAGAATGGCTATTAGTGGAGGCAGAGATGAACTTTCAGATTTATCGAATCTCTTTAATGAGATGATGGATGAAATTGAACATTCATTTAAGCAGCAGAAACAGTTTATCGAAGACGCTTCTCACGAGCTAAGAACGCCCATCTCGATTCTTGAAGGTCATGTGTCATTGTTGAATCGCTGGGGGAAGAAGGATGAGGCAATTCTTGAAGAGTCCCTTGCAGCATCCCTCCAGGAGTTATCGAGATTAAAAAAGCTTGTCGTTGACTTGCTGGAGTTAACCAGGGCAGAAAACACTCGGATGATTACTCAGATTGAAAAAGTAGATATTGAATTGGTGATTCGCCAGGTGATTAAAAATTTTGAAGTTCTGCGGGATGATTTTGAATTCTTTTTAGACATAAAGGGACCGTTGGAGGCTATTTGGATTTCACCTGAGCATCTGCAGCAAATTTTAATTATCTTGGTAGACAACTCGATAAAATACTCACATATTGATAAAAAAATTCTTGTTTCTGCACAACAAGACAGTAATTCCATATGTCTGGCCGTTAAAGATAATGGAATTGGAATTCCTCCAGAACATGTTTCTAAAGTGTTTAACCGCTTTTATCGTATTGACAAAGCCAGAAGCAGGGAAAGTGGAGGGACTGGATTGGGGCTGTCCATTGCGAAGAGATTAGTCGAAAAGTATAATGGCCATATTTTCATTGACAGCCAAGAAGGTTCTGGAACGATCGTGACCATCTATCTTCCAATTAAATAA
- the odhB gene encoding 2-oxoglutarate dehydrogenase complex dihydrolipoyllysine-residue succinyltransferase: MAEIKVPELAESITEGTIAQWLKKKGDQVQKGEYLVELETDKVNVEIISDFSGTLTELKFSEGDTVKVGDTIAIVSEEGQEGTKPNTSTEESKPESKTEPPRQEEHKSEEKAVEQITSENTSEHAKHRTIASPAARKLAREKGIELSEVSVKDPLGRVRKQDIESYQINGGAESKSVQPPKPSFQTENTETKNVVRERMSRRRQTIAKRLVEVQQTAAMLTTFNEVDMTEVLNLRKKRKDKFFEEHDVRLGFMSFFTKAVVAALKKYPYLNAEIQGEELLVKKFYDIGIAVAAEEGLVVPVVREADRKSFAEIEKDISDLAEKARTNKLSLKDLQGGTFTITNGGVFGSLLSTPILNGPQVGILGMHKIQLRPVAIDQERMENRPMMYIALSYDHRIVDGKGAVSFLAKVKELLEDPDSLLLEG, encoded by the coding sequence ATGGCTGAAATTAAAGTTCCCGAGTTAGCAGAGTCTATTACAGAAGGTACGATTGCCCAATGGCTAAAGAAAAAGGGTGACCAAGTACAAAAAGGTGAGTATCTGGTTGAATTAGAAACAGATAAAGTAAATGTTGAAATTATCTCTGACTTTTCTGGAACGCTGACGGAGTTAAAATTTAGTGAAGGCGATACCGTCAAGGTTGGCGACACGATAGCCATCGTAAGTGAGGAAGGGCAGGAAGGAACGAAGCCAAATACCTCAACTGAAGAATCTAAGCCAGAATCAAAAACAGAGCCGCCCCGACAAGAGGAACATAAAAGTGAAGAAAAAGCTGTCGAGCAAATTACATCTGAGAATACTTCTGAACATGCAAAACATCGTACAATTGCATCACCCGCTGCAAGAAAGCTTGCCAGAGAGAAAGGGATTGAATTAAGTGAGGTCTCTGTCAAGGACCCTTTAGGGAGGGTTCGCAAGCAGGATATAGAATCTTACCAAATAAATGGGGGTGCGGAATCGAAAAGTGTTCAGCCTCCAAAGCCGTCTTTTCAGACTGAAAATACAGAAACAAAAAATGTGGTCCGCGAACGGATGTCAAGAAGGCGCCAGACGATTGCTAAACGACTGGTAGAAGTCCAACAGACAGCAGCCATGCTTACCACTTTCAATGAAGTGGATATGACAGAAGTACTAAACCTCCGTAAAAAGAGGAAGGATAAATTTTTTGAAGAACATGATGTGCGGCTTGGATTTATGTCTTTTTTTACTAAAGCTGTGGTTGCTGCGTTGAAAAAATATCCATATTTAAATGCAGAAATTCAAGGTGAAGAACTTTTGGTGAAAAAATTCTATGATATTGGAATTGCGGTCGCGGCTGAAGAAGGACTTGTCGTTCCGGTGGTGAGAGAAGCAGACCGAAAGTCTTTTGCAGAAATTGAAAAGGATATTTCAGATTTGGCCGAGAAAGCTCGGACGAATAAGTTATCGTTAAAAGACCTACAGGGTGGAACCTTTACGATAACAAATGGCGGGGTTTTTGGCTCCCTGCTTTCAACTCCGATCTTAAATGGGCCGCAAGTAGGGATCCTAGGAATGCATAAAATCCAGCTTCGCCCGGTTGCAATAGACCAAGAGCGTATGGAAAACCGTCCTATGATGTATATAGCCCTTTCCTATGACCATCGAATCGTGGATGGTAAGGGAGCGGTCAGCTTTTTAGCAAAAGTTAAGGAGCTGCTTGAAGATCCGGACTCATTACTGCTAGAAGGATAA
- the sda gene encoding sporulation histidine kinase inhibitor Sda: MSNEQLVVSYRDALKTGNEKEWIKILKDEIQRRGLRPFKNR, encoded by the coding sequence ATGAGTAACGAACAGTTAGTCGTATCGTATCGAGATGCATTAAAGACCGGAAATGAAAAGGAATGGATTAAAATTTTAAAGGATGAAATACAGCGCCGAGGATTAAGGCCATTTAAAAATCGTTAA
- a CDS encoding VOC family protein → MDELKLDHIVNFVKSDPSEIIDYWRNFNLKGIRGGSHGDWGTYNSLIYFGLSYIEFLSVQCNKTAKRSDNPLIKHLVENLRKYEGLGQICFRTTDIHSLKKNIEMKGYTASEIYKGERIRSDGLTIRWKMLFVFSPTGLPYPFFIEWEQSDHDRREEFKKQGVWTDEQEKASINAIHYVVHDFLRTAEDWANLLNVQVNLPKTENLNQPGQAAIMVGRTEIIFCNANENATLKNIYKRKGERPFLISFNPPLTEPITFMRDTYV, encoded by the coding sequence ATGGACGAACTTAAATTAGACCATATTGTAAATTTTGTCAAAAGTGATCCGTCAGAGATAATTGACTATTGGAGGAATTTCAATCTTAAAGGAATCAGGGGTGGCAGCCATGGAGATTGGGGAACGTATAACAGCCTCATCTATTTCGGACTTTCTTATATTGAATTCCTTTCAGTCCAATGTAATAAGACAGCCAAAAGAAGTGACAATCCCTTAATCAAACATTTGGTGGAAAATCTTCGAAAATATGAAGGACTTGGTCAAATCTGTTTTCGAACTACTGATATTCACTCATTAAAGAAAAACATAGAAATGAAAGGATACACAGCTTCGGAAATCTATAAAGGAGAAAGGATAAGAAGTGATGGACTGACAATTCGGTGGAAAATGCTCTTTGTTTTTTCACCAACAGGACTACCTTATCCTTTTTTTATTGAATGGGAGCAAAGTGATCATGACAGGCGGGAGGAGTTTAAGAAACAGGGGGTTTGGACTGATGAACAGGAAAAAGCCTCCATAAACGCTATTCACTATGTAGTACATGATTTTCTTAGAACGGCAGAGGATTGGGCAAATCTTTTAAATGTACAGGTTAATTTACCAAAGACTGAAAACCTAAACCAACCTGGACAGGCAGCCATCATGGTTGGGCGTACAGAAATAATTTTTTGTAATGCCAATGAAAACGCAACGTTGAAAAATATTTATAAACGTAAAGGAGAAAGGCCTTTTTTGATTAGCTTCAACCCTCCTTTAACTGAACCAATTACTTTTATGAGAGATACTTATGTATAA
- a CDS encoding DUF6501 family protein, whose protein sequence is MIHLNWHDRETIKKVKCIHTDAEKYIVNQALTAGTVYDVKNETEEFYFIIDNSGKVGGFYKDYFQDA, encoded by the coding sequence ATGATTCATTTAAACTGGCATGATCGTGAAACCATAAAAAAAGTAAAATGTATTCATACCGATGCTGAAAAGTATATTGTGAACCAAGCTTTAACAGCAGGAACTGTATACGATGTGAAAAATGAAACAGAAGAATTTTATTTTATCATCGACAATTCTGGAAAAGTAGGCGGCTTTTATAAGGATTACTTCCAGGACGCGTAA
- a CDS encoding GNAT family protein, whose amino-acid sequence MKVWDQLFNLEGETVYLRAMEIGHLDGLWQAAEPEAIWSYMASKIRSKAEMEKAIIMAVEERKKGNQYPFVVFDKKNHRILGSTRYLDISQANKNLEIGWTWYHPDVWRTRVNTECKFLMLKHAFEKFQFNRVHLKTDSRNIRSQQAISRLGAIKEGILRQDRVLADGYIRNTVVYSIIKEEWPR is encoded by the coding sequence GTGAAGGTATGGGACCAATTATTCAATCTAGAAGGAGAAACAGTTTACCTAAGAGCAATGGAAATCGGACATCTGGACGGTCTGTGGCAGGCGGCGGAACCAGAAGCAATTTGGTCCTATATGGCCAGTAAAATACGGTCAAAGGCAGAGATGGAAAAAGCCATAATCATGGCAGTGGAAGAAAGGAAAAAAGGAAATCAGTATCCATTTGTTGTTTTTGACAAAAAAAATCATCGTATTTTGGGCAGTACAAGGTATTTGGACATTTCTCAAGCAAATAAAAACCTTGAAATAGGCTGGACATGGTATCACCCCGATGTTTGGAGAACAAGGGTGAATACGGAATGTAAGTTTTTAATGTTAAAGCATGCATTTGAAAAATTCCAATTTAATCGTGTCCACTTAAAAACAGACTCAAGAAATATAAGATCTCAGCAGGCAATCTCCCGACTGGGAGCGATCAAAGAGGGAATACTCCGTCAAGACCGTGTCCTTGCAGATGGTTATATTCGCAATACTGTGGTTTATAGCATCATCAAAGAAGAATGGCCGAGGTGA
- a CDS encoding YhcN/YlaJ family sporulation lipoprotein — MKLKIFLFAILLFSVYLTGCARNNASDEAGNRNRNGMEPTKVNYNTRDAVPRVTDVRNNNRTNNTTTRMEVADRAAEKISSMPEIDRANVIVTDNNAYVAAKLDPSTKHLTNKTESKISDQVKLVDPDIDRVFVSVNPDFYDHMNEYADDIRSGRPVSGFFEEFSQMIQRMFPDVK, encoded by the coding sequence ATGAAACTTAAGATATTTCTGTTTGCCATCCTTTTGTTTAGTGTTTATTTAACGGGATGTGCAAGAAATAATGCAAGTGATGAAGCAGGCAATCGCAATCGAAACGGAATGGAACCAACCAAGGTAAATTACAATACAAGAGATGCGGTTCCTCGCGTTACAGATGTCAGAAATAACAACCGTACAAATAATACGACAACAAGAATGGAAGTGGCCGATCGTGCTGCTGAAAAAATTTCATCCATGCCAGAAATTGATCGCGCAAACGTGATTGTAACTGATAATAATGCGTATGTTGCAGCAAAATTGGATCCTTCCACAAAGCACCTAACAAATAAAACGGAAAGCAAAATTTCCGATCAAGTAAAATTGGTTGACCCTGATATTGACCGAGTTTTCGTTTCAGTCAATCCTGATTTTTATGATCATATGAACGAATATGCAGATGATATAAGATCGGGACGTCCTGTTTCAGGGTTTTTCGAAGAATTTTCTCAAATGATCCAAAGAATGTTCCCTGACGTTAAATAA
- the yidC gene encoding membrane protein insertase YidC — MKIKRSLTLISLLTLTTVLLSACQSSNGKGGGGFFHHYLVEPFISAIHGLAGLMGGNYGLSIIVITLLIRLVLMPLMLRQYKNQMAMKEKMDVLKPEMDAIQKKMKAEKDPKKKQELQQEMMGLYQKHGVNPLNMGCLPILIQMPILTGFYYAIRGNAEIASHSFLWFSLGKPDIVITIIAGLIYYLQFKVSQSSMPAQQQEQMKYMGLLSPIMIVMFSLKAPAALPLYWAVGGTFLTIQTLVSRRLYQSKKVPEVQTSKK; from the coding sequence ATGAAAATCAAACGTTCACTTACTTTAATATCATTATTAACACTCACTACCGTTCTTCTTTCAGCCTGCCAGTCTTCTAATGGTAAAGGCGGAGGAGGCTTCTTCCACCACTACCTTGTAGAGCCATTTATTTCAGCAATCCACGGGCTTGCGGGATTAATGGGAGGAAATTATGGTCTTTCTATTATCGTGATAACACTGCTCATCAGGCTGGTATTGATGCCACTGATGCTTAGACAATATAAAAACCAAATGGCGATGAAAGAAAAAATGGATGTTCTGAAGCCTGAAATGGATGCCATCCAGAAAAAGATGAAGGCTGAAAAAGATCCTAAGAAAAAGCAGGAACTACAGCAGGAAATGATGGGGCTGTATCAAAAGCATGGTGTTAATCCTCTGAATATGGGCTGTCTGCCAATCCTTATTCAAATGCCAATCTTAACTGGATTTTATTATGCCATTCGCGGTAACGCAGAAATCGCTTCTCATTCTTTTTTATGGTTCAGCCTTGGAAAACCCGACATTGTGATTACGATTATTGCCGGTCTAATTTATTACCTTCAATTTAAAGTATCTCAATCCAGCATGCCCGCCCAGCAGCAGGAACAGATGAAATACATGGGACTATTATCTCCTATAATGATTGTGATGTTCTCTTTAAAAGCACCTGCAGCATTGCCGCTATATTGGGCAGTTGGGGGAACATTCCTGACAATTCAAACTTTAGTCAGCAGAAGACTTTATCAGAGCAAAAAAGTACCAGAAGTGCAGACTAGTAAAAAATAA
- the pflA gene encoding pyruvate formate-lyase-activating protein, which produces MNGNIHSIETLGTVDGPGIRYVVFTQGCLLRCQFCHNADTWEIGTGRQITVSEIMDDLTSYMPFMQASGGGITVSGGEPLLQIPFLLELFKECKKKGIHTTIDSSGGCFSHSAHFLSQLDELLLYTDLILLDLKHINRKKHISLTGMANDHILEFAKYLSARNLPVWIRHVLVPTVTDDISDLKELGEFIGTLENVQKIEILPYHKLGVYKWEALGLEYPLKNIEPPSDEKTEFAYKMLTQHWRKSL; this is translated from the coding sequence ATGAACGGAAACATTCACTCCATTGAAACATTGGGCACGGTTGACGGACCCGGAATCCGCTATGTTGTCTTTACACAGGGGTGCCTTCTTCGCTGCCAGTTTTGCCATAATGCTGACACTTGGGAAATAGGTACAGGAAGGCAGATAACCGTTTCCGAAATCATGGATGATCTGACCTCATATATGCCCTTTATGCAAGCTTCCGGAGGCGGAATTACGGTAAGCGGAGGAGAACCTTTGCTGCAAATACCATTTCTTCTTGAATTATTTAAGGAATGTAAAAAGAAAGGCATTCATACAACGATTGACTCTTCAGGAGGCTGTTTTTCACATTCTGCACATTTTTTAAGCCAGCTCGATGAATTACTTCTCTATACAGATTTGATATTGCTGGATTTGAAGCACATTAATCGAAAAAAACATATTAGTCTTACAGGGATGGCTAATGACCACATCCTGGAATTCGCTAAATATTTATCCGCACGGAACCTCCCTGTTTGGATCCGGCATGTTTTGGTTCCGACGGTTACCGACGATATCAGTGACCTTAAAGAGCTTGGAGAATTTATCGGGACTCTGGAAAATGTTCAAAAAATTGAAATCCTTCCGTACCATAAACTCGGAGTATACAAATGGGAAGCGCTCGGACTTGAATATCCTTTAAAAAATATAGAGCCTCCTTCCGACGAAAAAACAGAGTTTGCATATAAAATGCTCACACAGCATTGGAGAAAATCCTTATAA